The following proteins come from a genomic window of Paenibacillus sp. CAA11:
- a CDS encoding tetratricopeptide repeat protein, which produces MKIFFLFSLLYWLIGNPFIALVIMLALLYVIDRRFVGIFPSIGRPIRRMRSISRLRQQLSLSPHDNSVRRELARLLLERKKYTEAHELLNEALPHSEQSAEFWVDYGEAELGLGNLEKGEAYMLKALEINERVRYGQPLLKLASALKSSSPDKAIGYAEQFSSSHSSSSEAYYLLGSVYQSLGRKKEAKHAFTESITVYRSVPKYKRRQDRKWAARSFLKRMTL; this is translated from the coding sequence ATGAAGATTTTTTTCCTATTCTCCCTTCTGTATTGGCTTATAGGTAATCCTTTCATAGCGCTAGTCATTATGCTGGCCTTGTTGTATGTGATCGATCGCCGCTTCGTTGGAATCTTCCCAAGCATCGGCAGACCGATCCGCCGAATGCGAAGCATCTCTCGTCTAAGACAGCAGCTGTCGCTCAGTCCACATGATAACTCTGTGCGGCGTGAGCTGGCAAGACTGCTTCTGGAACGCAAGAAGTATACCGAGGCCCACGAACTGCTTAATGAAGCCCTGCCCCACTCGGAGCAATCCGCGGAATTCTGGGTGGATTACGGAGAGGCCGAGCTGGGACTAGGCAACCTGGAAAAAGGCGAGGCCTATATGCTCAAAGCCCTAGAAATCAATGAGCGAGTTCGATACGGCCAGCCCCTTCTGAAGCTTGCTTCCGCGCTTAAGTCAAGCTCCCCGGACAAAGCGATCGGCTATGCAGAACAGTTCAGCTCCTCGCACTCTTCATCAAGTGAGGCGTATTACTTGCTGGGTAGTGTTTATCAATCCTTGGGCAGAAAAAAGGAAGCTAAGCATGCCTTCACAGAGTCCATTACGGTATACCGCTCGGTTCCCAAATATAAGCGCCGCCAGGATCGAAAATGGGCGGCCCGAAGCTTTCTCAAGCGCATGACTTTATAG
- a CDS encoding AMP-dependent synthetase and ligase, with protein sequence MNFVNVSQQIRQIEQTIRELEQQTRQATNMYQQMLEQEQQNAQRLEELAQRERRAAQTIQTALQGHHRASQQFQQISQLVNQIESSVQSPSFSGGMQTGYSQPSFGTYSYGQSGMGQAGQFGQVGQVGQSSFGSQGAAPSFGSNISSSIQNLAERQSGYQQ encoded by the coding sequence ATGAATTTTGTAAATGTATCTCAGCAAATCCGTCAAATCGAGCAAACGATTCGTGAACTAGAGCAGCAAACCCGCCAAGCCACAAATATGTACCAGCAAATGCTGGAGCAAGAACAACAGAACGCGCAGCGTCTGGAGGAGCTTGCCCAACGCGAACGAAGAGCCGCACAAACGATTCAAACGGCGTTACAAGGTCATCATAGAGCCTCCCAGCAATTCCAGCAAATTTCCCAATTGGTGAATCAAATCGAAAGTTCTGTGCAATCCCCAAGTTTCTCTGGAGGCATGCAGACCGGATATAGCCAGCCTTCCTTCGGCACTTACAGCTATGGCCAATCGGGAATGGGACAAGCTGGACAGTTTGGACAAGTTGGACAAGTTGGGCAAAGCAGCTTCGGAAGCCAAGGAGCAGCGCCAAGCTTTGGTTCTAATATCTCCAGCTCGATCCAGAACCTGGCCGAACGCCAAAGCGGCTACCAGCAATAA
- a CDS encoding HD domain-containing protein — protein MRRRLEQQLNFIREIDRLKGILRQTILMDKSRRENDAEHSWHIAMMAVLLNEYAEVRSLDLLKVLRMLLIHDIVEIDAGDTFAYDAAGHLDKFEREERAAKRIFGLLPKDQADELLSLWMEFEGGDTAEAGYARAMDRIQPLLHNYYTEGEAWRKHGVARNQVLARVAELQYTVPPLYSFVTELIDDAVVKGYLRG, from the coding sequence TTGCGGCGAAGATTAGAACAGCAACTGAATTTCATTCGGGAAATTGATCGGCTAAAGGGGATTTTACGTCAGACGATTCTTATGGATAAATCACGGCGGGAGAACGATGCTGAGCATTCATGGCATATAGCCATGATGGCCGTGCTGCTAAATGAATATGCTGAAGTTCGCAGTCTGGATCTTTTGAAAGTGCTCCGTATGCTGCTCATTCACGATATTGTCGAGATAGATGCCGGAGATACGTTTGCGTATGACGCTGCTGGCCATCTGGATAAATTTGAGCGGGAGGAAAGGGCAGCGAAGCGAATATTTGGGCTTCTGCCTAAAGATCAAGCAGATGAGCTGCTGAGTTTATGGATGGAATTCGAAGGGGGCGATACTGCTGAAGCTGGCTACGCTAGAGCCATGGATCGGATTCAGCCGCTTCTGCACAATTATTATACAGAGGGAGAGGCGTGGCGGAAGCACGGTGTAGCCCGCAACCAAGTGCTGGCAAGGGTGGCCGAGCTTCAATATACGGTACCGCCTTTGTACAGCTTTGTAACTGAGTTGATTGATGATGCAGTGGTAAAGGGATATTTAAGGGGATAA
- the gpmA gene encoding 2,3-diphosphoglycerate-dependent phosphoglycerate mutase, translating into MYTLVLLRHGESEYNRANRFTGWTDVDLSEKGITEAKEAGKLMKREEFVFDIAYTSYLKRAIKTLFLALEEMDLLWIPVKKNWQLNERHYGALQGLSKAATAVKYGDEQVMLWRRSYDILPPSLTKEDERYPRNDPKYRDVPDEHIPLTESLKETVVRVEDYWLREIAPQIKAGKKVIIAAHGNSLRALVKYLENIGNQEILDLNIPTGTPLVYTLDDDLKPLEKYYLGSERRTERKIEKVANPGTIME; encoded by the coding sequence ATGTATACCTTAGTTTTGCTTAGACATGGGGAGAGTGAGTATAACCGGGCGAACCGGTTTACCGGTTGGACGGATGTTGACCTTTCAGAGAAAGGAATTACCGAAGCGAAAGAAGCGGGTAAGTTGATGAAGCGAGAAGAGTTCGTTTTCGACATCGCTTATACCTCATATTTAAAGAGGGCGATCAAAACACTCTTTCTTGCTCTAGAGGAGATGGACCTGCTCTGGATTCCTGTCAAAAAAAACTGGCAGCTCAATGAACGGCATTATGGTGCGCTTCAGGGCCTCAGTAAGGCTGCCACCGCAGTGAAATATGGCGATGAGCAAGTCATGCTGTGGCGCAGAAGCTATGATATCCTGCCGCCATCGCTTACCAAAGAGGATGAGCGTTATCCGCGTAACGATCCCAAGTATCGGGATGTTCCCGACGAGCATATCCCCCTTACAGAAAGCTTGAAGGAGACCGTTGTACGTGTAGAGGATTATTGGCTAAGAGAGATTGCTCCCCAGATTAAAGCGGGGAAGAAGGTTATTATAGCTGCACATGGCAACAGCTTGAGAGCATTGGTTAAGTATTTGGAGAACATCGGGAACCAGGAAATACTGGATTTGAATATCCCTACCGGAACCCCTCTTGTCTATACGCTTGATGATGATTTGAAGCCCTTGGAGAAATACTATCTGGGAAGCGAACGCCGTACAGAGCGGAAGATCGAAAAGGTTGCCAACCCCGGAACAATCATGGAATGA
- the rsmD gene encoding 16S rRNA (guanine(966)-N(2))-methyltransferase RsmD — MRVISGSARGRTLKAVPGSGTRPTTDKVKEAIFSMIGPYFDGGIVLDLFAGTGGLGIEALSRGMDRSVFVDLEYKSIEVIRANLTATGLADQAEVYKNDAERALKALGKKELLFDLIFLDPPYRMKHGDKLMLKMEELGIVAPEATVVLEYESSYQYSEQIGGFEEIRKAEYGETAVSIYRYLKQQEPAADHLKEEEHHE; from the coding sequence TTGCGTGTAATATCAGGGAGTGCCCGTGGACGGACACTCAAGGCAGTGCCCGGATCGGGAACACGGCCAACAACAGACAAAGTGAAAGAGGCCATCTTCAGTATGATTGGCCCTTATTTTGATGGAGGAATAGTCCTAGATCTGTTCGCCGGGACCGGCGGGCTTGGTATAGAAGCGCTCAGCCGCGGGATGGACCGCTCTGTATTCGTAGACTTGGAGTACAAGAGCATTGAGGTGATCCGGGCGAATTTGACAGCAACAGGACTTGCAGACCAGGCAGAGGTCTATAAGAACGATGCAGAACGAGCACTCAAGGCTTTGGGGAAGAAGGAGCTTTTATTTGATTTGATCTTCCTGGATCCGCCATATCGGATGAAGCATGGCGACAAGCTGATGTTGAAGATGGAAGAGCTGGGGATTGTGGCCCCTGAAGCGACAGTTGTTCTTGAATACGAATCTTCCTATCAATATTCTGAGCAAATCGGGGGATTTGAAGAGATTCGCAAAGCAGAGTATGGAGAAACTGCCGTATCCATTTACCGCTATTTGAAGCAGCAAGAGCCCGCAGCGGATCATTTGAAGGAGGAAGAACATCATGAATGA
- the coaD gene encoding pantetheine-phosphate adenylyltransferase, with the protein MNEAKSNLRIAVYPGTFDPVTKGHMDIIQRAARQFDRLIVAVLNNTSKNPLFSVEERKVLLRTVTRDLPNVEVDSFRDLLVNYMSLKQAHVIVRGVRSVTDFEYELQIASTNHKLNSDVETIFMMTNPKYSYLSSSVVKEIAYFRGDVGDLVAPEVEEALRSKMDQTQQNSN; encoded by the coding sequence ATGAATGAAGCGAAGTCCAATTTGAGGATAGCGGTCTATCCGGGGACCTTTGACCCTGTAACGAAGGGACATATGGATATTATTCAACGCGCTGCCAGGCAGTTTGATCGACTGATTGTGGCCGTGCTGAACAATACAAGCAAGAACCCTTTGTTTAGCGTAGAAGAGCGTAAGGTGCTGCTTCGTACAGTTACACGTGATTTGCCAAACGTAGAAGTCGATAGCTTCCGTGATTTACTGGTTAATTATATGAGCCTTAAACAGGCTCACGTTATTGTAAGAGGAGTCAGATCTGTGACCGATTTTGAATATGAATTGCAGATCGCTTCGACCAATCACAAGCTGAATAGTGATGTTGAGACTATTTTTATGATGACGAACCCGAAATATTCTTACCTCAGTTCTAGTGTAGTGAAGGAGATTGCGTATTTCCGCGGTGATGTAGGTGATCTGGTGGCTCCAGAGGTTGAAGAGGCATTGAGAAGCAAAATGGATCAGACTCAGCAGAATTCAAATTAG
- a CDS encoding nucleoside recognition domain-containing protein has protein sequence MNRDLATAGRMRTSALLALGAAAIVACIVYAPQQAFEASLEGLKIWWHIVFPALLPFLVLTEMLIALGIIHGIGTLLTPLMRSLFRLPGSAGFVLPLGAVVGFPSGAAAAAKLHQRGQLPSSEAARLAALSHFCNPMLIIIVISAGFLHQPAVGSLLLIVHLLAGLGAGFIYSRMGRGARNKAAEAEVPEQPHAVAANRSQVSLFKQAYRSMEQARRLDGRSFGKLLGDAVSEAVQTLMTVGGFMLIFAVVIQILSRAFPSGFPAYILPGLLEVHLGTYAIVQQGITSPALQAALLSAVLGWGGLCSYFQVRAVLKPAGLQIRGFLFTRLLHGAIAYVLTLLIWKQFNSWFPQLTAVSTDSGAEGSLSPVFLFPNGSQSMELLVWQSGLLAVVIAGLVLFSLIWKHRRSEH, from the coding sequence ATGAACCGCGACTTGGCCACGGCTGGCCGGATGCGCACCAGCGCTCTGCTGGCTCTTGGAGCAGCAGCCATAGTGGCCTGCATTGTTTACGCTCCACAGCAAGCCTTTGAGGCATCACTTGAGGGCTTAAAGATCTGGTGGCATATCGTCTTCCCGGCACTTCTCCCTTTTCTTGTACTTACAGAGATGCTGATTGCATTAGGGATTATACATGGCATTGGCACTTTGCTGACCCCTCTTATGCGCAGCCTCTTTCGTCTGCCAGGGTCGGCAGGCTTTGTTCTGCCGCTTGGCGCTGTTGTCGGCTTCCCATCTGGAGCTGCGGCTGCTGCCAAGCTGCATCAGAGAGGACAGCTGCCCTCTTCAGAAGCCGCCCGCCTGGCTGCCCTCTCCCATTTCTGCAATCCCATGCTGATCATTATTGTGATTAGCGCCGGATTTCTGCATCAGCCTGCTGTAGGAAGCCTGCTGCTCATCGTACATCTGCTTGCAGGACTTGGTGCAGGATTCATTTACTCCCGTATGGGACGGGGAGCCCGGAACAAAGCTGCAGAAGCCGAAGTGCCTGAACAGCCTCACGCAGTAGCTGCCAATCGAAGTCAAGTGTCCCTCTTCAAGCAGGCTTACCGCAGTATGGAGCAGGCCCGCAGGCTTGATGGGCGCAGCTTTGGCAAGCTGCTCGGGGATGCCGTAAGCGAAGCCGTACAAACTCTTATGACGGTCGGCGGATTTATGCTCATTTTTGCAGTAGTCATTCAGATTCTGTCCAGGGCTTTTCCTTCCGGCTTTCCGGCCTATATCTTGCCGGGCTTATTGGAAGTGCATCTAGGCACTTATGCTATTGTACAACAAGGTATAACATCGCCAGCACTGCAAGCAGCACTGCTCAGCGCGGTTTTAGGCTGGGGAGGCCTGTGCAGCTATTTTCAGGTACGGGCCGTCCTCAAACCAGCTGGTCTGCAGATCCGGGGATTCCTATTCACCCGCCTGCTGCATGGAGCTATTGCCTATGTACTTACTTTGCTTATTTGGAAGCAGTTCAACTCATGGTTTCCCCAATTAACAGCAGTGTCTACAGATTCAGGGGCAGAAGGCTCGTTAAGCCCAGTATTTCTCTTCCCCAATGGGTCTCAGTCCATGGAGTTGCTGGTCTGGCAATCCGGATTACTCGCTGTGGTCATTGCCGGATTAGTACTTTTCTCACTCATCTGGAAGCATAGACGCTCCGAGCACTAA
- a CDS encoding SepM family pheromone-processing serine protease, with the protein MNKSTGKWWKAALFLLGFILILYVVVFMPIPYMADRPGSADEIKPMILMKEGDQQEKGTFMLTTVSRSYLNVAGWVFAKLDRNAVISSKPKRNEAEYDTQQLLYMTSSQSNAMEAAYRKAKEPYTVEPQYIFVVGLSTNPAPKGNFQTKDKIISIDGQVLKDRDALTALLSGKKPGDKIKIVLDRGGKKVTENAELITLTDASTGKTRAGLGLTIGEVRKVVSQDPGKQVEFASTDIGGPSAGLMFTLEIYNQLTSGDLSQGHRIAGTGTIAPDGTVGAIGGVQFKIVAADRKKAEIFFVPEENYEDAKNKADQIGTSMKLVPVKTVDDALSYLKQLKSAS; encoded by the coding sequence ATGAACAAGAGTACAGGAAAGTGGTGGAAGGCGGCGCTTTTCTTGCTTGGTTTTATCTTGATTCTGTATGTAGTGGTCTTTATGCCCATCCCTTATATGGCGGATCGGCCAGGTTCAGCAGATGAGATTAAACCGATGATACTAATGAAGGAAGGGGATCAGCAGGAGAAGGGCACGTTCATGCTGACGACCGTCTCGCGGAGTTATTTAAATGTCGCAGGCTGGGTATTTGCTAAGCTGGACCGAAATGCGGTGATAAGTTCCAAGCCGAAGCGGAACGAAGCTGAATATGATACTCAGCAGTTGCTCTATATGACCAGTTCCCAATCCAATGCGATGGAAGCTGCCTACAGAAAGGCCAAGGAACCATATACCGTAGAGCCCCAATATATTTTTGTTGTAGGTTTGTCTACAAATCCGGCCCCCAAAGGGAACTTTCAGACGAAAGATAAGATTATCAGCATTGACGGCCAGGTCTTGAAGGATCGTGACGCCTTAACTGCCCTCCTTAGCGGGAAGAAGCCGGGCGATAAGATCAAGATCGTCTTGGACAGAGGCGGGAAAAAGGTGACAGAGAATGCCGAGTTGATTACGCTAACAGATGCCTCAACCGGTAAGACGAGGGCTGGACTTGGGCTGACCATTGGCGAGGTTCGTAAGGTGGTTAGCCAAGATCCGGGGAAACAGGTTGAATTTGCATCCACGGATATTGGCGGCCCTTCTGCAGGCCTTATGTTTACCCTGGAGATATACAACCAGCTTACATCAGGCGATCTAAGCCAAGGCCACCGCATCGCAGGGACAGGCACAATTGCGCCGGATGGAACGGTAGGTGCTATCGGCGGGGTTCAGTTCAAAATCGTTGCTGCCGACAGAAAAAAGGCAGAGATTTTCTTTGTGCCCGAGGAGAACTATGAGGATGCTAAGAACAAGGCCGACCAAATCGGTACTTCTATGAAGCTTGTTCCGGTGAAGACTGTAGATGACGCCTTGTCTTATCTGAAACAGCTTAAGTCTGCTTCTTAA
- a CDS encoding nucleotidyltransferase — translation MNIVGIVVEYNPFHYGHAHHLAEAKRITKAESVVAVMSGNFLQRGEPAIVDKWARAEMALRLGVDLVLELPIAYSSQSAEWFARGAAAILHGTGVVSHLCFGSEAGHTQELAELAELLAHEPGDLKALIAEELSGGAAYPAAYAAAAARLAAARLARPAEHVRDLMLAPNNSLGLHYMIALQRLGSAIKPVTIPREGAGYLDPLPGAGPIASATAIRRLLLGPGGLSEARRYMPEAAADILSREFAAGRGPVTWEHFRTPLFHELLTRSPKRLAHLHEMTEGLEYRLYRVLPELPEPTVEALLDALKTKRYTRTKLQRLLVHLLLQHEHKELDPASLSKGPRYLRVLGFTDRGQQLLKQMKSLASLPVITRPQSFSDPMLELDLRSAAVYNNAMQDHSTAQLFREFRQAPIRC, via the coding sequence TTGAATATTGTCGGAATTGTCGTCGAATATAATCCATTCCATTATGGACATGCTCATCACTTAGCAGAAGCCAAGCGAATTACAAAAGCCGAAAGCGTGGTTGCCGTGATGAGCGGCAATTTTCTTCAGCGCGGTGAGCCTGCCATTGTCGATAAATGGGCCCGGGCCGAAATGGCCCTGCGTCTGGGCGTTGATCTGGTGCTGGAGCTTCCAATCGCCTACTCATCCCAGTCGGCCGAGTGGTTCGCCCGCGGCGCAGCAGCTATCCTGCACGGCACCGGGGTCGTGTCCCACCTTTGCTTTGGCAGCGAGGCAGGACACACCCAGGAGCTGGCAGAGCTAGCCGAGCTGCTCGCCCACGAGCCCGGCGATCTGAAAGCGTTGATCGCCGAAGAGCTAAGCGGCGGGGCTGCCTACCCCGCCGCCTATGCCGCTGCTGCGGCCAGATTGGCCGCAGCCCGCCTGGCGCGCCCGGCAGAGCACGTGCGCGACCTGATGCTTGCGCCCAACAATTCGCTTGGGCTGCATTATATGATCGCGCTGCAGCGGCTTGGCAGCGCGATCAAGCCCGTGACGATACCCCGCGAAGGGGCGGGGTATCTGGACCCGCTGCCGGGCGCAGGGCCTATCGCCAGCGCGACAGCGATCCGCCGGCTTCTGCTGGGGCCGGGCGGCCTGAGCGAAGCGCGCCGCTATATGCCCGAAGCGGCTGCAGACATTCTGTCCCGCGAGTTCGCCGCAGGCAGAGGGCCAGTGACTTGGGAGCATTTTCGCACCCCGCTGTTTCACGAGCTTTTAACGCGATCACCTAAGCGGCTGGCGCATCTGCATGAAATGACCGAGGGACTGGAATACCGTCTGTACCGGGTACTCCCTGAACTCCCCGAGCCTACCGTTGAAGCTCTGCTTGACGCGCTGAAGACCAAACGCTATACGCGTACCAAGCTGCAGCGACTGCTGGTGCATCTTCTGCTTCAGCATGAGCACAAGGAGCTTGATCCCGCCTCTTTATCGAAGGGGCCGAGATATCTTCGAGTGCTCGGTTTTACAGACAGAGGCCAGCAGCTTCTAAAGCAAATGAAGAGCTTAGCGTCCTTGCCTGTAATTACCAGGCCGCAGAGTTTCTCTGACCCCATGCTGGAGCTGGACCTGCGATCCGCCGCCGTCTACAATAACGCCATGCAAGACCACAGCACAGCTCAGCTCTTCAGAGAATTTCGCCAAGCCCCCATTAGATGTTAA